The proteins below are encoded in one region of Helianthus annuus cultivar XRQ/B chromosome 2, HanXRQr2.0-SUNRISE, whole genome shotgun sequence:
- the LOC110927184 gene encoding probable disease resistance protein At4g27220: MAQIVSDLVVAPVVKFMASHITKHLGYVFCSTKHVTSMKDKLKDLVDTSTEVIEHKNRNETNDKEIPARVEAWLGDVEKVKDQVQSIPNDDIGCFHMKNRYRVGRNASKATMRIQELISKYSEITWTDAPLPTGRATSSTTSTLLSSSPGGDDFKSRNVPFNDALKLLQQDDNKSQVIALCGMGGVGKTTMMEQLKKVAEDKKMFDFFVKVTLGRNPNMLSIQNDIAICIGGESLHEATVTARGETLQRKFEKKLEKDKKKILVILDDVWEKVEIKDIGLTSPLPKGVKLLLTSRDSNICTQIADASLLQVVQVNVLSDAEAQNFLSKYTGISKEHDQDRFQIGCDIVKKCGNLPLAIKLIGTTLKHKKIHVWRDTLVRLKNHDLDDNVQEIIRISYEFVKNDDDKAIFLHCGLFPEDSDIQIEDLVRHAWGLKLFKNVSTLRVARDRIKTCVENLADANLLMHSEHLGCVKLHDLVLAFVLARVSEGDFAWIVNHGDVSSWGRDEMNESCKRISLTCMGMPEFPRDFKYPDLSFIQLMDGDQSLKFPDDFYASMENLKVIAFYNMRYPPLPTSLQFLTNLKSLCLHRCELMADWSYIGDLVNLEVLSLVYCDINKLPSTIGNLRKLKLLDLTGCAADLHIDNGVFINLVKLEELYMRGPYNKGIHFTGANLKELKMLSCQLCALEVEFFQMNKLKDLSFEKLDKFKISIGRSYFEFETTSFKTRLVLNLMADHRSGLVDYKIHELVKKSESLSLSMKHMSHLEDFVPVNPYDQSFFLYLRDFHVEYCGNLKYLFPTHVTRGLRKLERLTISFCSVLEAVVHDYNGEINGKGEMIIFEELKYLWLGTLPKLVRLFPVDSVVELPQLVELEVYRLPSITSIYPDNKNTSALQQALFNSQVRTSELKKVVIGGMENLEQIWPSSSEEEFDNIPMLKNIRVEVCDKLVNLFPTNPMRLLKDLEEITISWCSSLREIFNIDLECFGEVEQVINISLRYICVGRLNEEDCHVWSVKGGERNSSFHDFDTTGWVRKPYVSDMIYEKTSHQPSPNLIRLRRERGNLGEASSGQAGADTRMKGKL, from the exons ATGGCGCAGATTGTAAGTGACCTTGTCGTTGCCCCTGTTGTGAAATTTATGGCAAGTCATATCACGAAACACCTAGGATATGTGTTTTGCTCCACAAAACATGTTACGAGCATGAAAGATAAATTGAAAGATTTGGTGGATACAAGCACTGAAGTTATAGAGCACAAGAACAGAAACGAAACAAATGATAAAGAGATACCTGCTCGTGTAGAGGCTTGGTTGGGAGACGTTGAGAAGGTCAAGGATCAAGTCCAAAGCATCCCAAATGATGACATTGGATGTTTTCACATGAAAAATAGGTATCGAGTGGGAAGAAACGCTTCTAAGGCTACTATGAGGATCCAAGAACTTATTTCAAAATATTCTGAGATTACTTGGACCGATGCCCCATTGCCTACTGGAAGAGCCACATCCTCCACCACTTCTACACTGTTATCATCGTCGCCGGGTGGAGATGACTTCAAGTCCAGAAACGTGCCGTTCAACGATGCATTGAAGCTCCTTCAACAAGACGACAACAAGAGTCAAGTGATAGCCTTGTGTGGAATGGGTGGTGTAGGAAAAACCACCATGATGGAACAACTTAAAAAAGTTGCAGAAGACAAGAAGATGTTTGATTTCTTTGTGAAAGTTACCCTTGGGAGAAATCCTAACATGCTTTCTATTCAGAATGATATAGCCATATGCATAGGAGGCGAAAGTTTACATGAAGCGACTGTAACAGCAAGGGGAGAAACTCTCCAAAGAAAATTTGAGAAAAAGTTAGAAAAGGATAAAAAAAAGATTCTAGTTATATTAGATGATGTGTGGGAGAAGGTTGAAATCAAAGATATTGGACTAACAAGTCCTTTGCCAAAAGGCGTCAAGTTGTTGTTGACATCACGAGACTCAAATATTTGTACACAAATTGCGGATGCTTCCCTTCTTCAAGTAGTCCAAGTCAATGTGTTGTCAGATGCGGAAGCACAAAATTTCCTTTCTAAATATACTGGAATTTCTAAAGAACATGATCAAGATCGGTTTCAAATAGGATGTGATATTGTCAAAAAATGTGGTAATTTGCCACTTGCCATCAAGCTCATTGGCACAACCCTTAAACATAAAAAAATTCATGTGTGGAGGGATACACTTGTCCGTCTAAAGAATCATGATCTCGATGATAACGTGCAAGAAATTATCAGAATAAGCTACGAGTTTGTAAAAAACGATGACGATAAAGCGATTTTTCTGCATTGTGGCTTGTTTCCGGAGGACTCTGATATTCAAATAGAGGATCTTGTTAGACATGCATGGGGCCTAAAGTTGTttaaaaatgtttctactttgAGAGTGGCACGAGACAGGATAAAGACATGTGTGGAAAATCTTGCAGACGCCAATTTGTTGATGCACAGTGAACACCTTGGATGTGTTAAATTGCACGATCTTGTGCTTGCTTTTGTGTTAGCAAGAGTTTCCGAAGGTGATTTTGCTTGGATTGTAAACCATGGCGATGTGTCCTCGTGGGGTAGAGACGAAATGAATGAGTCTTGCAAAAGGATTTCATTAACATGCATGGGTATGCCGGAGTTTCCTAGAGACTTCAAGTACCCAGACCTCTCTTTTATACAACTTATGGACGGGGATCAGTCGCTCAAGTTTCCGGATGATTTTTATGCAAGTATGGAAAATCTCAAAGTCATTgcattttataacatgcgatatCCACCGCTTCCGACATCTCTTCAATTTTTGACCAACCTTAAATCACTTTGTCTCCATAGATGCGAATTGATGGCTGATTGGTCTTACATTGGAGATCTTGTGAATTTGGAGGTGCTCAGTCTTGTCTATTGTGACATCAACAAGTTACCATCTACGATAGGGAATCTAAGAAAGCTGAAGTTACTAGATCTGACAGGATGTGCCGCCGACCTTCATATTGATAATGGCGTCTTTATAAATTTGGTCAAACTTGAAGAGCTTTATATGAGAGGTCCTTATAATAAAGGAATCCACTTCACGGGTGCTAATTTGAAAGAGTTAAAGATGCTTTCATGCCAACTTTGTGCATTAGAGGTCGAATTCTTTCAAATGAACAAGCTAAAAGATCTATCCTTTGAGAAACTTGATAAGTTCAAGATATCTATAGGTCGTTCATACTTTGAATTTGAAACAACTTCATTCAAAACTAGATTAGTACTAAACCTTATGGCCGACCACAGAAGCGGCCTTGTGGACTACAAAATTCATGAGTTGGTCAAGAAATCAGAGAGTCTAAGTTTAAGTATGAAGCATATGAGTCATCTTGAAGATTTTGTTCCAGTCAATCCTTATGATCAAAGCTTTTTTTTGTATCTAAGAGACTTTCATGTTGAATATTGTGGTAACTTGAAATACCTCTTCCCAACACATGTGACACGTGGTTTGAGGAAACTTGAGCGCCTCACAATTTCATTTTGCTCTGTTTTGGAAGCAGTGGTGCATGATTACAATGGCGAGATAAATGGTAAAGGCGAGATGATCATTTTTGAGGAGCTAAAGTATTTATGGTTAGGTACCTTACCAAAGCTTGTACGTTTGTTCCCGGTTGACAGTGTGGTTGAGCTACCACAACTGGTTGAACTGGAAGTTTATAGACTTCCCAGCATCACTAGCATTTATCCTGACAATAAAAATACTTCTGCATTGCAACAAGCACTGTTTAATAGTCAG GTTAGAACTTCCGAGTTGAAAAAGGTAGTTATTGGAGGTATGGAGAATCTGGAGCAGATATGGCCGAGTAGTAGTGAGGAGGAATTTGATAATATTCCCATGTTAAAAAACATCCGTGTGGAAGTGTGTGATAAGCTTGTGAATCTATTTCCAACCAATCCAATGCGATTATTGAAAGATCTAGAAGAAATAACAATTTCATGGTGTTCTTCCCTTCGAGAGATATTCAACATAGACTTGGAATGTTTTGGTGAAGTTGAACAAGTTATCAACATCAGTTTGCGTTACATTTGTGTGGGTCGTTTAAATGAAGAAGATTGTCACGTGTGGAGTGTAAAAGGTGGTGAAAGAAACTCAAGTTTTCATGACTTTGATACAACGGGATGGGTGAGAAAACCATATGTTTCAGATATGATATATGAAAAAACTTCGCACCAACCGAGTCCAAATTTGATTCGGTTAAGAAGAGAAAGAG gcaattTGGGTGAAGCATCGAGTGGTCAAGCCGGGGCAGACACGCGCATGAAAGGAAAGCTTTAA